The proteins below are encoded in one region of Paenibacillus sp. YYML68:
- a CDS encoding phage holin family protein, with amino-acid sequence MHLLGHLVRFIVSAIMLLVVSWIVPGFSVGGFWSAFFLALVIAIGAWVIEGAFGKRITPFGRGIVGFIVSALVIWASQFIVGGVSTSFIGAILAALVIGIIDLFIPVKTPFEHGLTGREDAR; translated from the coding sequence ATGCATCTGTTAGGTCATCTCGTCCGATTTATCGTTTCCGCTATTATGCTGCTCGTCGTAAGCTGGATTGTTCCTGGCTTCTCGGTTGGAGGCTTCTGGAGCGCGTTCTTCTTAGCCCTGGTCATTGCAATAGGCGCATGGGTGATCGAAGGGGCCTTCGGTAAACGTATTACGCCGTTCGGCCGCGGCATCGTCGGCTTCATCGTCAGCGCACTCGTCATATGGGCTTCCCAGTTCATTGTCGGCGGTGTCTCGACGAGCTTCATCGGCGCCATTCTAGCCGCGCTTGTCATCGGGATTATCGACCTGTTCATACCGGTCAAAACTCCGTTCGAGCATGGATTAACCGGACGCGAGGATGCTAGGTAA
- the pheT gene encoding phenylalanine--tRNA ligase subunit beta, which translates to MKVSYQWLSQYVDVSGYTAGELAEKLTRSGVEVDVVENRNQGVSGVVVGYVKSREKHPDADKLSVCKVDVGQAEELQIVCGAKNVDAGQKVPVAVIGAKLPGDFAIKRAKLRGVESQGMICSAKELGLNDKLLPKEIQEGILVLPPDTEIGASILDVLGINDEVMELDLTPNRSDCLSMLGAAYEIGAILGREVKLPEEAQQVRDQESGVTAADRISVDVSATEACSHYAARLIEGVKLGPSPLWLQNRLMAAGIRPISNIVDITNYVMLEFGQPLHAFDADQLANGHIDVRFAQAGEKLETLDGVERTLEPHMLLITDGTKPVAIAGVMGGANSEVTESTTRILLESARFDGGTVRKTSRQLGLRSEASLRFEKEVNPEAVIPALNRAAALIAELAGGQVVSGIVEKVVQEKRSVQLELTVDRVNGYLGTSLTVEEVAGVLKRLSFTVEPLGERSVLVHVPSRRGDITRVVDLIEEVARLYGYDNIPTTLMHTETTPGKLTKEQLVRRTVRSLMTASGLHEAITYSFTHPDHMAAYPGAYSGAKPVALAMPMSEERSVLRTSLVPHLLDVATYNRNRNMDDVAVFEIGRVFVTDEAPITKLPQEKLLLSALLTGKRSELHWTGKPGAVDFYDLKGVFENVVSYLGIEGVTYTAAQPEGYHPGRTARIEVEVGGERKVIGTIGQLHPALQQAKDLADTYVLEVELDLLDELTGERFAYRQLPRFPAMTRDMALVVDRSAAVGELLEKARETAGELLESIQVFDIYTGDRVGADKKSVAISLVYRTLERTLTDEEVSELHGRVVAVLEETFGAELRK; encoded by the coding sequence ATGAAGGTATCGTATCAGTGGCTGTCGCAATATGTGGATGTGAGCGGATATACGGCTGGGGAGCTGGCTGAGAAGCTGACGCGCAGCGGGGTAGAGGTCGATGTCGTCGAGAACCGGAACCAGGGCGTGTCCGGGGTCGTCGTGGGCTACGTGAAGTCGCGGGAGAAGCATCCCGATGCGGACAAGCTGAGCGTCTGTAAGGTCGATGTTGGGCAAGCGGAGGAGCTCCAGATTGTGTGCGGGGCCAAAAATGTAGACGCCGGTCAAAAGGTGCCCGTCGCCGTCATCGGCGCGAAGCTGCCGGGCGACTTCGCGATCAAGCGCGCGAAGCTGCGCGGCGTCGAGTCGCAAGGGATGATCTGCTCGGCGAAGGAGCTTGGCTTGAACGACAAGCTGCTGCCGAAGGAAATTCAGGAGGGCATTCTCGTGCTGCCTCCAGATACAGAGATCGGCGCTAGCATTCTTGACGTGCTCGGCATTAACGATGAGGTCATGGAGCTCGATCTGACGCCGAACCGCTCGGACTGCCTGAGCATGCTCGGCGCGGCTTACGAGATCGGCGCGATTCTAGGGCGCGAGGTGAAGCTGCCGGAGGAAGCGCAGCAGGTGCGCGATCAGGAGTCCGGCGTGACGGCTGCGGACCGCATCTCCGTCGACGTATCCGCGACTGAAGCGTGCTCGCACTATGCGGCCCGTCTCATCGAAGGCGTGAAGCTCGGACCGTCCCCGCTCTGGCTGCAAAATCGTCTGATGGCCGCAGGCATCCGCCCGATCAGCAATATCGTCGATATTACGAACTATGTGATGCTCGAGTTCGGTCAGCCGCTGCACGCGTTCGATGCCGATCAGCTGGCGAACGGGCATATTGATGTCCGCTTCGCGCAAGCTGGCGAGAAGCTGGAGACGCTGGACGGCGTCGAGCGTACGCTCGAGCCGCACATGCTGCTGATCACCGACGGCACGAAGCCGGTTGCGATCGCAGGTGTGATGGGCGGCGCGAACTCCGAGGTGACGGAGTCGACGACTCGCATTCTGCTGGAGTCGGCGCGCTTCGACGGCGGTACGGTACGCAAGACGTCGCGTCAGCTCGGTCTGCGCTCGGAGGCATCGCTGCGCTTCGAGAAGGAAGTGAACCCGGAGGCGGTCATTCCGGCGCTCAACCGCGCAGCTGCGCTCATCGCCGAGCTGGCAGGCGGTCAAGTCGTCTCTGGCATCGTCGAGAAGGTCGTGCAGGAGAAGCGTTCGGTGCAGCTGGAGCTGACGGTTGACCGCGTCAATGGGTACCTCGGCACGTCGCTGACGGTGGAGGAGGTCGCAGGCGTGCTGAAGCGTCTCAGCTTCACGGTCGAGCCGCTCGGGGAGAGAAGCGTGCTCGTGCACGTGCCGAGCCGCCGCGGTGACATTACGCGGGTCGTCGATCTGATCGAGGAGGTCGCCCGTCTGTACGGCTACGACAACATTCCGACGACGCTGATGCATACGGAGACGACGCCGGGCAAGCTGACGAAGGAGCAGCTCGTGCGCCGTACGGTGCGCAGTCTGATGACGGCTAGCGGTCTGCACGAGGCGATTACGTACTCGTTCACGCATCCGGACCATATGGCGGCCTATCCGGGCGCATACAGCGGCGCGAAGCCGGTAGCGCTGGCGATGCCGATGAGCGAGGAGCGCAGCGTGCTTCGCACGTCGCTCGTGCCGCATCTGCTCGATGTAGCGACGTACAACCGCAACCGCAATATGGACGACGTTGCTGTGTTCGAGATCGGTCGCGTGTTCGTGACGGACGAGGCGCCGATTACGAAGCTGCCGCAGGAGAAGCTGCTGCTGTCTGCATTGCTGACAGGCAAGCGGAGCGAGCTGCACTGGACGGGCAAGCCGGGTGCTGTTGATTTCTACGACTTGAAGGGTGTATTCGAGAATGTCGTTTCGTACCTCGGCATCGAGGGCGTCACATATACGGCTGCACAGCCGGAGGGCTACCATCCGGGACGTACGGCTCGTATTGAGGTAGAGGTCGGCGGTGAGCGCAAGGTGATCGGTACGATCGGTCAGCTGCATCCAGCGCTGCAGCAGGCGAAGGATCTCGCCGATACGTACGTGCTCGAGGTCGAGCTCGATCTGCTCGATGAGCTTACGGGCGAGCGGTTCGCTTACCGTCAGCTGCCTCGCTTCCCGGCGATGACGCGCGATATGGCGCTTGTTGTCGATCGTTCGGCTGCGGTAGGTGAGCTGCTGGAGAAGGCGCGTGAGACGGCTGGTGAGCTGCTGGAGTCGATTCAGGTGTTCGACATCTACACGGGTGATCGTGTAGGGGCCGACAAGAAGAGCGTGGCGATCTCGCTCGTCTATCGTACACTGGAGCGGACGCTTACGGATGAAGAGGTGAGCGAGCTTCACGGGCGTGTCGTGGCGGTGCTCGAGGAGACGTTCGGCGCAGAGCTGCGGAAGTAA
- a CDS encoding SDR family NAD(P)-dependent oxidoreductase gives MTQSNSLAGKTAIVTGSGTGLGRAAAIALAAAGAHVVLVGRRANKLEETAAEIQTAGGSTLVVAADVSLENDAEAIVKKAVEAFGTIDILINNAAVFEAGQVAETTLSAWNEQIAVNLTGAFLMTREVIPHMRSQKRGHIINITSSMATNGAGGFAAYSASKAGLESLTRTTADDESSYHIMANLFNPGTVKSDMHATGKDPALVAPDIVALAALSNPGFTGRLVEAGTVLE, from the coding sequence ATGACACAATCGAACAGCTTAGCCGGTAAAACAGCGATCGTCACAGGAAGCGGAACAGGTCTCGGACGCGCAGCAGCAATCGCCTTGGCGGCGGCTGGCGCTCATGTGGTGCTTGTCGGTAGAAGAGCTAATAAGCTTGAGGAGACAGCTGCGGAGATCCAGACAGCGGGCGGCTCCACGCTCGTTGTAGCAGCAGATGTAAGCCTTGAGAACGATGCTGAGGCAATTGTAAAAAAGGCCGTCGAGGCATTCGGCACGATCGATATTCTCATTAACAACGCGGCTGTCTTCGAGGCTGGTCAAGTGGCGGAAACGACACTGAGCGCATGGAATGAGCAAATCGCGGTCAACTTGACCGGTGCTTTCCTGATGACGCGAGAAGTCATTCCGCACATGCGTTCACAAAAGCGGGGACACATCATCAACATCACGTCCTCGATGGCGACGAATGGCGCAGGCGGCTTCGCCGCATACAGCGCCAGCAAGGCTGGGCTTGAATCGCTAACGCGCACGACTGCGGATGATGAGAGCAGCTACCACATTATGGCGAACCTGTTCAATCCGGGCACCGTGAAGTCCGACATGCATGCCACCGGCAAAGACCCTGCGCTGGTCGCGCCTGACATCGTGGCCCTCGCCGCACTGTCGAATCCCGGCTTCACCGGACGACTCGTCGAAGCGGGAACGGTGCTGGAGTAG
- the zapA gene encoding cell division protein ZapA — translation MNGEEKVRMTVDIYGTQYKLVSRSSPSYIKRVVAIVNDQMHRIASTSPRLDLPKIAVLAAVNMADEWTRMQEEVEASHRQQQQLERTRQELEEVSGRLEEAEKALKEEREQLFSVGAGHEQLQEALHQLKVREAQLQQQLTDVIAHKEAIEVEFADTSERLAEKLEQLAELERRLAEALERAREFEGLSAVQARELERLAAELRAGDEARAELAERHAAEQAELAERLRSEHGELAELLRAEHAEREQQLASERAELEERLRREHGELAEQLRAEHAERERQLASERAGLEERLRREHGELAEQLRAEHAERERQLASERAELEERLRREQGELAEQLRAEHAEREQQLASERAELEERLRREHGELAELLRAEHAERERQLVSERAELEERLRREHGELAEQLRAEHAEREQQLASERAELEERLRREHGEQEELLRAEHAERESQLVSERMELAEQLRAVQQERTKLGEEKVELESLYTASEEACVEQARELERLTDKLKQLEHQLEELEALQELEQEEQARLAVLLAERESACTASEATREQQQGELERLASELTAREAKLSELAALQEQAREEQSRLAAQLAERERALAASEELCGEQQLELERLEGELQRSEAARAELAAQLELLQEQLGSVQQEAAFQVELYNELQQASSEKEAELEQRYERAQVQASEALEAANRHSAELESELTRLREEAAEALEGWQKREAVLLRTLEESEARREREHAEQLEQHRRLQIQLGEQLEINREQKQLVDARQVELEQLQRQLSDQSEEYELHQELYSELEAELAAHREQSARTEAELKQELQLEADRLRQQAQSEAQLKSELERELAEREERLQQLERQLAQQQAYNLQLQESSSQWQHRSESQAQQADELRLSLQTKQEELAKQQEQLEEQQKHLTQLTSRLEELELSALVEQEEHSARYAELEQKLLEREQTMKQLQQDNQAAQEFSRALQEQCATWEAKQKQSLSEHNVLTTRLAANAARLAELEAAAAEAGQLRKTLDANKQEITQQLSLYQELERQLHEQLEHNQQLQQQLELQQGKAEGVNRELELLKVEYEKLQVEYNEWIELVEKD, via the coding sequence GTGAACGGTGAAGAGAAAGTTCGGATGACCGTCGACATCTATGGCACCCAATACAAGCTGGTATCCAGGTCGAGTCCTTCCTATATCAAGCGGGTTGTCGCCATCGTCAACGATCAGATGCATCGCATAGCCTCGACGAGTCCGCGTCTGGATCTGCCGAAGATTGCCGTGCTGGCTGCGGTGAATATGGCCGATGAATGGACGCGCATGCAGGAAGAGGTCGAGGCTTCACATAGACAGCAGCAACAGTTAGAACGGACGCGTCAGGAGCTGGAGGAAGTATCTGGTCGGCTGGAGGAGGCCGAGAAGGCGCTGAAGGAGGAGCGGGAGCAGCTGTTCTCCGTCGGCGCAGGTCATGAGCAGCTGCAGGAGGCGCTGCACCAGCTGAAGGTGCGCGAGGCGCAGCTGCAGCAGCAGCTGACCGATGTAATCGCACACAAGGAAGCGATTGAGGTTGAGTTCGCGGATACGTCGGAGCGTCTAGCGGAGAAGCTGGAGCAGCTCGCAGAGCTGGAGCGGCGTCTTGCTGAGGCGCTGGAGCGCGCGCGCGAGTTCGAGGGTCTGAGCGCGGTTCAGGCGCGTGAGCTGGAGCGTCTTGCGGCGGAGCTGAGAGCGGGCGACGAGGCGAGAGCGGAGCTTGCCGAGCGGCACGCGGCGGAGCAGGCCGAGCTCGCGGAGCGGCTGCGGAGCGAGCATGGGGAGCTTGCGGAGCTGCTGCGTGCGGAGCATGCGGAGCGTGAGCAGCAGCTGGCGAGCGAGCGTGCGGAGCTGGAGGAGCGGCTGCGGCGCGAGCATGGCGAGCTTGCTGAGCAGCTGCGTGCGGAGCACGCGGAGCGCGAGCGGCAGCTGGCGAGCGAGCGGGCGGGGCTGGAGGAGCGGCTGCGGCGCGAGCATGGCGAGCTTGCGGAGCAGCTGCGTGCGGAGCACGCGGAGCGCGAGCGGCAGCTGGCGAGCGAGCGAGCGGAGCTAGAGGAGCGGCTGCGGCGCGAGCAGGGCGAGCTAGCGGAGCAGCTGCGTGCGGAGCACGCGGAGCGTGAGCAACAGCTGGCGAGCGAGCGTGCGGAGCTGGAGGAGCGTCTGCGGCGCGAGCATGGCGAGCTGGCGGAGCTGCTGCGTGCGGAGCATGCGGAGCGTGAGCGGCAGCTGGTGAGCGAGCGTGCGGAGCTGGAGGAGCGTCTGCGGCGCGAGCATGGCGAGCTAGCGGAGCAGCTGCGTGCGGAGCATGCGGAGCGCGAGCAGCAGCTGGCGAGCGAGCGTGCGGAGCTGGAGGAGCGTCTGCGGCGCGAGCATGGCGAGCAAGAGGAGCTGCTGCGTGCGGAGCACGCGGAGCGCGAGAGTCAGCTGGTGAGCGAGCGGATGGAGCTCGCGGAGCAGCTTAGAGCTGTGCAGCAGGAGCGGACCAAGCTCGGCGAAGAGAAGGTCGAGTTGGAGAGCTTATATACGGCAAGCGAAGAAGCGTGCGTCGAGCAGGCGCGTGAGTTGGAACGGCTCACGGATAAGCTCAAGCAGCTGGAGCATCAGCTGGAGGAGCTGGAAGCGCTGCAGGAGCTGGAGCAGGAGGAGCAAGCACGCCTCGCCGTCCTTCTGGCCGAGCGTGAGAGCGCATGCACAGCAAGTGAAGCGACGCGCGAGCAGCAGCAAGGCGAGCTGGAGCGTCTCGCGAGCGAGCTTACTGCTCGCGAGGCGAAGCTGTCTGAGCTCGCCGCGTTGCAGGAGCAGGCTCGAGAGGAGCAGTCCCGTCTTGCTGCTCAGCTTGCTGAGCGAGAGCGTGCATTAGCAGCAAGTGAGGAGCTATGCGGAGAGCAGCAGCTAGAGCTCGAGCGCTTGGAAGGCGAGCTTCAACGAAGCGAAGCAGCAAGAGCCGAGCTCGCCGCACAGCTAGAGCTGCTGCAGGAGCAGCTCGGAAGTGTACAGCAAGAGGCGGCGTTCCAGGTCGAGCTGTATAACGAGCTGCAGCAAGCTAGCAGCGAGAAGGAAGCGGAGCTGGAGCAGCGGTACGAGCGAGCGCAAGTCCAGGCCAGCGAAGCGTTAGAAGCTGCGAACCGTCACAGCGCGGAGCTCGAGTCTGAATTGACTCGGCTTCGCGAAGAGGCCGCTGAAGCCTTGGAGGGCTGGCAGAAGCGGGAGGCTGTGCTGCTGCGCACTCTCGAGGAGTCGGAGGCACGCCGCGAGCGGGAGCATGCCGAACAGCTGGAGCAGCACCGCCGCCTGCAGATACAGCTAGGCGAGCAGTTGGAGATTAACCGCGAGCAGAAGCAGCTGGTCGATGCCCGTCAAGTCGAGCTGGAGCAGCTTCAGCGTCAGCTGTCTGACCAGAGCGAGGAATACGAGCTGCATCAGGAGCTGTACAGCGAGCTGGAGGCGGAGCTTGCCGCTCATCGCGAGCAGAGCGCCCGCACCGAGGCAGAGCTGAAACAAGAGCTGCAGCTTGAAGCAGATCGACTGCGGCAGCAGGCACAATCGGAGGCGCAGCTGAAGTCGGAGCTGGAGCGCGAGCTGGCCGAGCGCGAGGAGCGCTTGCAGCAGCTGGAGCGTCAGCTGGCGCAGCAGCAGGCGTATAACCTGCAGCTGCAGGAGAGCAGCAGTCAGTGGCAGCATCGCAGTGAAAGTCAGGCGCAGCAGGCAGATGAGCTGCGGCTGTCGCTTCAGACGAAGCAGGAGGAGCTTGCGAAGCAGCAGGAGCAGCTTGAGGAGCAGCAGAAGCACCTCACCCAGCTCACAAGCCGTCTCGAGGAGCTGGAGCTAAGCGCGCTTGTCGAGCAAGAGGAGCACAGTGCGAGATATGCCGAGCTAGAGCAGAAGCTGCTTGAGCGTGAGCAGACGATGAAGCAGCTTCAGCAAGACAATCAGGCGGCTCAAGAGTTCAGCCGTGCGCTGCAGGAGCAGTGCGCCACGTGGGAGGCGAAGCAGAAGCAATCGCTCTCCGAGCACAATGTGCTTACAACACGCTTGGCTGCGAATGCAGCGCGTCTAGCCGAGCTGGAGGCTGCGGCTGCCGAGGCAGGTCAGCTGCGGAAGACGCTCGATGCGAACAAGCAGGAAATTACGCAGCAGTTGAGCTTGTATCAAGAGCTGGAGCGGCAGCTGCATGAGCAGCTGGAACACAATCAACAGCTTCAGCAGCAGCTAGAGCTTCAGCAGGGAAAGGCAGAGGGTGTGAACCGGGAGCTGGAGCTGCTCAAGGTGGAGTACGAGAAGCTTCAAGTGGAATACAACGAGTGGATTGAGCTCGTTGAGAAGGATTAA
- a CDS encoding CvpA family protein, which produces MNGLDYAALAILGAGLALGYARGLVNQLVSIVGLIAAYAAAFYYYDDVAPLLRQLVQTETPDSYRKYAFLAEELHVDVYIYNAMAFALILFGLKLVFGIVGRMFNWLAAVPGLKSVNKWTGAALGALEAAVLVWIAIHVMTVVPSDTAQRWLSTSTAAPYVLEHTPVWTEKLQQLWLNQTERTKA; this is translated from the coding sequence ATGAACGGCTTGGATTATGCTGCTCTTGCTATACTTGGAGCGGGGCTGGCGCTGGGCTACGCCAGAGGATTGGTCAACCAGCTTGTCTCGATTGTGGGGCTGATTGCTGCATATGCGGCCGCATTTTATTACTATGATGATGTCGCTCCGCTCCTGCGTCAGCTCGTTCAGACTGAGACGCCGGACAGCTACCGCAAGTATGCTTTTTTGGCCGAAGAGCTGCATGTTGATGTGTATATTTATAACGCGATGGCGTTTGCCCTTATTTTGTTCGGGCTGAAGCTCGTATTTGGCATCGTCGGTCGTATGTTCAACTGGTTGGCCGCCGTACCGGGTCTGAAGTCTGTCAACAAGTGGACCGGCGCCGCTCTCGGAGCATTGGAAGCAGCGGTGCTGGTGTGGATTGCGATTCATGTGATGACGGTCGTGCCGAGCGACACAGCACAGCGTTGGCTTAGCACCTCGACCGCGGCGCCTTATGTGCTTGAGCACACGCCAGTATGGACCGAGAAGCTGCAGCAGCTGTGGTTGAATCAGACAGAACGGACGAAGGCATGA
- a CDS encoding endonuclease MutS2, whose product MSANTPSYNEKILNTLEFHKVLDRCANHASTQLGEELLRELMPSGDFEEVKKRLQATDEAVNVDRLKGGAPFGGIRNIRSALHRARIGGVLNAAELLDIQLTSQGGRRLAKYLADVHDDYPLPLLMSITEQLTDHKAMEDRIRLCIDENAAVVDSASPELARIRQELRNSESKARERLEQMVRTPSIQKMLQDNLVTLRNDRYVIPVKQEYRGHFGGMIHDQSASGATLFIEPEAVVQMNNKVRELRFKEEAEVEKILRMLTSLVADHVDTLLVNLEVLAELDFIFAKAGLAREMKATLPVLNDRGFMKLKKARHPLIVLDQVVPIDIELGNKYSSIIVTGPNTGGKTVSIKTIGLLSLMAMCGLFVPAEEGSQLCVFDAIYADIGDEQSIEQSLSTFSSHMTNIIRILKEMTPKSLVLIDELGAGTDPAEGSALAISILDYIHRMGCRIVATTHYSELKAYAFDRPGVINASMEFDVQTLRPTYRLLVGVPGRSNAFAIAERLGLPKPIIDNARGQVGEEDQRVESMIATLEENTLLAEAERTTATQLRSEVESLREELRRERASLEEQRHKLLERAERDAREAVAKARREAEEVLQELKRLQREEAGGVKDHKLSELKRKLNDAVPDLKSKHAANLPKKKPDRLEPGDEVVVTTVGQRGFVVDVINEHEISVQLGIMKMKVRKQDVELFKSVANQGAPKPQPKATSSLKRTRDENAKMELDLRGANVEEAIIEIDRFLDESYLANFGSVYIIHGKGTGVLRTGVQDYLRKHKHVKSFRIGNYNEGGAGVTVAELK is encoded by the coding sequence ATGAGTGCGAACACACCATCATACAATGAGAAAATATTAAATACGCTGGAGTTCCACAAGGTGCTGGACCGCTGTGCGAATCATGCGTCTACGCAGCTCGGTGAGGAGCTGCTGCGCGAGCTGATGCCGAGCGGCGACTTCGAAGAGGTGAAGAAGCGGCTGCAAGCAACGGACGAGGCTGTCAATGTGGATAGGCTCAAGGGCGGCGCGCCGTTCGGCGGCATCCGCAACATCCGCAGCGCGCTGCACCGTGCTAGAATCGGCGGAGTGCTGAATGCGGCGGAGCTGCTCGATATTCAGCTGACGAGCCAGGGCGGACGGAGGCTGGCGAAGTATCTTGCCGACGTGCATGACGATTACCCGCTGCCGCTCTTAATGAGCATCACGGAGCAGCTGACCGATCATAAGGCGATGGAGGATCGCATTCGCCTCTGTATCGATGAGAACGCAGCGGTGGTCGATTCAGCAAGTCCAGAGCTTGCCCGCATCCGGCAGGAGCTCCGCAACAGTGAGTCGAAGGCACGCGAGCGTCTGGAGCAGATGGTACGTACGCCGTCGATCCAGAAGATGCTGCAGGATAACCTCGTCACGCTCCGTAACGACCGCTATGTCATCCCAGTCAAGCAGGAGTACCGCGGCCACTTCGGTGGCATGATTCATGACCAGTCCGCGTCCGGCGCTACGCTGTTCATCGAGCCGGAGGCTGTCGTACAGATGAATAATAAGGTGCGCGAGCTCCGATTTAAGGAAGAGGCCGAGGTTGAGAAAATATTGCGCATGCTCACCTCCCTCGTCGCGGACCATGTCGATACGCTGCTCGTGAATCTGGAGGTGCTGGCTGAGCTCGACTTTATTTTCGCCAAGGCGGGGCTCGCCAGAGAGATGAAGGCTACACTGCCTGTACTCAATGACCGCGGCTTCATGAAGCTGAAGAAAGCACGCCACCCGCTCATCGTGCTGGATCAGGTTGTCCCTATCGATATCGAGCTGGGCAATAAGTATTCGTCCATTATCGTGACCGGACCGAATACGGGCGGTAAGACGGTATCGATCAAGACGATCGGCCTCTTATCGCTGATGGCGATGTGCGGCTTGTTCGTGCCTGCGGAGGAAGGCAGTCAGCTGTGCGTCTTCGATGCAATCTACGCCGACATTGGCGACGAGCAGAGCATTGAGCAGAGCTTGAGTACGTTCTCGAGCCATATGACTAATATTATTCGCATTCTAAAAGAAATGACGCCCAAGAGCCTCGTGCTAATCGACGAGCTCGGTGCAGGCACAGACCCTGCAGAGGGCTCAGCGCTTGCCATCTCCATCCTCGACTACATCCATCGGATGGGCTGCCGCATCGTCGCTACGACGCACTATAGCGAGCTGAAGGCGTATGCGTTCGACCGGCCAGGCGTCATCAACGCGAGCATGGAGTTCGACGTCCAGACGCTTCGTCCGACGTACCGGCTGCTCGTAGGCGTACCCGGGCGAAGCAACGCATTCGCCATCGCCGAGCGGCTCGGGCTGCCGAAGCCGATCATCGACAACGCCCGCGGCCAAGTGGGCGAGGAGGATCAGCGCGTCGAATCGATGATTGCGACGCTCGAGGAGAACACGCTGCTCGCCGAGGCGGAACGTACGACCGCTACTCAGCTGCGCAGCGAGGTCGAGAGCTTACGCGAGGAGCTTCGCCGCGAGCGGGCGAGTCTCGAGGAGCAGCGGCACAAGCTGCTCGAGCGGGCTGAGCGCGACGCGCGTGAGGCGGTCGCGAAGGCAAGGCGCGAGGCCGAGGAGGTGCTGCAGGAGCTGAAGCGTCTGCAGCGCGAGGAGGCCGGCGGCGTCAAGGATCATAAGCTGAGCGAGCTGAAGCGGAAGCTGAATGACGCAGTGCCTGATCTCAAGAGTAAGCATGCGGCAAACTTGCCGAAGAAGAAGCCGGACCGCCTCGAGCCGGGCGATGAGGTCGTCGTCACGACCGTCGGGCAACGCGGCTTCGTCGTGGATGTGATCAACGAGCATGAAATATCGGTGCAGCTCGGCATTATGAAGATGAAGGTTCGCAAGCAGGATGTAGAGCTATTCAAGTCTGTGGCGAACCAAGGCGCCCCCAAGCCTCAGCCGAAGGCGACGTCCAGCCTGAAGCGGACGCGCGACGAGAACGCCAAGATGGAGCTCGATCTGCGCGGGGCGAACGTGGAGGAAGCGATTATCGAGATCGACCGATTCCTCGACGAGTCGTACCTCGCTAACTTCGGCTCGGTCTATATCATCCATGGTAAAGGAACGGGTGTGCTGCGAACGGGTGTGCAAGATTATTTGCGCAAGCATAAGCACGTGAAAAGCTTCCGAATCGGCAATTATAATGAAGGCGGCGCTGGCGTCACGGTTGCGGAGCTGAAATAA
- the pheS gene encoding phenylalanine--tRNA ligase subunit alpha — protein MKERLLQLKDEALAELAGVESQQQLNDLRVKYMGKKGPLTEVLRGMGALSAEERPVIGQVANEVRAAIEEVIEAKQAAYNRAETEARLAAETIDISLPGRPVAHGAVHPISKVIQEIEDIFIGMGYTVAEGPEVEQDYYNFEALNLPKNHPARDMQDSFYVTEDILMRTHTSPVQVRTLEKMKGQVPIKIICPGRVYRRDDDDATHSHMFTQIEGLVIDRNIRMSDLKGTLLQFMQELFGKNTQIRMRPSFFPFTEPSAEVDVTCAMCGGSGCRVCKHTGWLEILGSGMVHPRVLEMAGYDPEEYSGFAFGLGVERIAMLKHDIEDIRHFYTNDLRFLKQFVHV, from the coding sequence ATGAAGGAACGATTGTTGCAACTGAAGGACGAGGCGCTCGCCGAGCTCGCTGGCGTAGAGAGCCAGCAGCAGCTCAATGATCTGCGCGTGAAGTACATGGGCAAGAAGGGCCCGCTGACCGAGGTATTGCGGGGGATGGGTGCGCTGAGCGCCGAGGAGCGTCCGGTCATCGGTCAAGTGGCTAATGAAGTGCGTGCGGCGATCGAGGAAGTAATCGAGGCGAAGCAGGCGGCGTACAACCGTGCGGAGACCGAGGCGAGACTTGCGGCAGAGACGATCGACATCTCGCTGCCAGGCCGTCCGGTGGCGCATGGCGCCGTGCATCCGATCAGCAAGGTGATTCAGGAGATCGAGGATATTTTTATCGGGATGGGCTATACGGTGGCGGAAGGTCCTGAGGTGGAGCAAGATTATTACAACTTCGAGGCGCTGAACTTGCCGAAGAACCACCCGGCCCGCGATATGCAGGATTCGTTCTACGTGACCGAGGACATTCTGATGCGTACGCATACGTCTCCGGTACAGGTGCGCACGCTCGAGAAGATGAAGGGGCAGGTGCCGATCAAAATCATATGCCCAGGCCGCGTCTACCGCCGCGACGATGACGATGCGACGCATTCGCACATGTTCACACAGATCGAGGGACTTGTGATCGACCGCAACATTCGGATGAGCGACCTGAAGGGCACGCTGCTCCAGTTCATGCAGGAGCTGTTCGGCAAGAACACGCAGATCCGCATGCGTCCGAGCTTCTTCCCGTTCACGGAGCCGAGTGCAGAGGTCGATGTAACGTGCGCGATGTGCGGCGGCAGCGGCTGCCGCGTGTGCAAGCATACCGGCTGGCTCGAGATCCTCGGCTCCGGTATGGTGCATCCGCGCGTGCTCGAGATGGCGGGCTACGATCCGGAGGAGTACAGCGGCTTCGCGTTCGGTCTTGGTGTGGAGCGGATCGCGATGCTGAAGCATGACATTGAAGACATTCGACATTTCTATACGAACGATCTGCGGTTCTTGAAGCAGTTCGTGCATGTGTAA